One window of Fusarium keratoplasticum isolate Fu6.1 chromosome 2, whole genome shotgun sequence genomic DNA carries:
- a CDS encoding Drf-GBD domain-containing protein, producing MNPSEVNSFEPGRRPRPKSSILESFMNRRQASNEDRPPLSPFEGTTPPIQPKIMAFENFSNPGALAELQRNQQEPIPRFPRRDDRDDRGRSPSPTKNSFGNFTVITAAGNDIKGTKSRDVSPTKPKKTKSGTNLAGLLRPKTLKNLGRFGSDEDMNSKDKENRTPDEPPAPTPIYAQFTSNPLSQEPRSQRVSLDATRKPSDQDLYMSNRPVVRERPKSFHPMHTKMESPPSPTKARFPNEFRKGSKDSTESKSKSSRGKVLSAFTFTHGRSKSMSTVAEPTERVLDPKDIDKHLEAMLDRRNIPENQRYKMRNLSNTIKMEFIRQDWAEMQALRAERPCSTDSVNSNGSVDAGTYEDKPKRSRGKSFTLSRGKKDNKEPSSPVKKSKGDGTLGRHFRSKSTDSVISEAPPGSSGSANSGILSKIKLQQGPGDYVAYLRKVQKPELVEVGKVHKLRLLLRNETVAWIEDFIQQGGMKEIVGLLNRIMEVEWREEHEDALLHENLLCLKALSTTARAMQYLDTIQGDLFPKLLHMLFDPEKKGPSEFTTRNIITSVLFTYIESASPTERVTRAKNVLSHLRDPEPKEDERPLPFVLEMRQERPYRVWCKEVVCVTKEVFWIFLHNVNVVDLPSERPSSADSNPGPYTYMLRHFPQERPPVPAAPYVGGVEWDATNYLACHLDLMNAILACTPTVEERNALRAQFRISGWERCLGGSLRLCKEKFYGSVHDGLRTWVAAAAEDGWDYKDVRYGPPPESRGSPKKAGGGQKKKVEQAPKIEMPKLDFGLDKPPAPKKDEWL from the exons ATGAATCCCAGCGAGGTCAACAGCTTCGAGCCGGGCCGACGCCCACGGCCAAAGTCATCGATACTCGAATCCTTTATGAACCGTCGCCAGGCCTCCAACGAAGACCGCCCTCCTCTGAGCCCTTTTGAGGGCACCACGCCTCCGATACAGCCCAAGATCATGGCATTTGAGAACTTTTCCAACCCCGGAGCCCTGGCTGAGCTGCAGCGCAATCAGCAGGAGCCCATCCCTCGCTTCCCCAGGCGAGACGACCGAGACGACCGCGGCCgatcaccatcaccgaccAAGAACAGTTTCGGCAACTTTACTGTCATCACGGCAGCTGGCAATGACATCAAGGGAACCAAGTCCCGCGACGTCTCGCCAACCAAACCCAAAAAGACCAAGTCGGGAACCAACTTGGCTGGTTTGCTGAGGCCCAAGACCCTCAAAAACCTAGGCAGATTCGGATCTGACGAGGACATGAAttccaaggacaaggagaacagAACACCCGATGAACCACCTGCGCCCACCCCCATATACGCCCAGTTCACATCAAACCCTCTAAGCCAAGAGCCACGGAGTCAACGTGTAAGTCTCGACGCAACAAGGAAACCGAGCGACCAGGATCTTTACATGAGCAATCGACCTGTGGTCAGAGAGAGACCAAAGTCATTCCACCCCATGCATACCAAGATGGAGTCACCACCGTCACCAACAAAGGCCCGCTTCCCGAACGAATTCCGAAAGGGCTCCAAGGACTCGACCGAGTCCAAGAGTAAGAGTAGCCGCGGCAAGGTCCTGAGTGCCTTTACATTCACCCACGGCCGATCCAAGTCCATGTCGACCGTCGCCGAGCCCACCGAGAGGGTGCTCGATCCTAAGGACATTGACAAgcacctcgaggccatgttgGATCGACGAAACATTCCAGAGAACCAGAGGTACAAGATGCGAAATTtgagcaacaccatcaagatGGAGTTTATCCGTCAGGACTGGGCCGAGATGCAGGCTTTGAGGGCTGAAAGGCCCTGCTCTACTGACAGTGTGAACAGCAACGGCTCGGTTGATGCGGGCACGTACGAAGACAAGCCGAAGCGATCACGAGGAAAGAGTTTTACGCTCTCTCGAGGAAAAAAGGACAACAAGGAACCGAGCTCGCCCGTCAAAAAGTCCAAGGGAGACGGCACGCTTGGGCGCCACTTTAGGAGCAAATCGACCGATAGCGTGATTAGTGAAGCTCCTCCTGGATCAAGCGGATCAGCCAACTCGGGcatcctctccaagatcaagctccAACAAGGCCCGGGTGACTATGTGGCCTATCTCAGAAAGGTCCAGAAGCCTGAGCTCGTCGAAGTCGGCAAGGTTCACAAGCTTCGACTGTTGCTGCGGAACGAAACCGTCGCCTGGATTGAAGATTTTATCCAGCAGGGCGGCATGAAGGAGATTGTTGGTCTCCTCAACCGTATCATGGAGGTTGAGTGGAG GGAGGAACATGAGGATGCGCTTCTTCACGAGAACCTTCTATGTCTCAAGGCATTGTCGACGACTGCTCGCGCCATGCAGTATCTCGACACGATCCAGGGTGACTTGTTTCCTAAGCTCCTCCACATGCTGTTTGACcctgagaagaagggtcCCAGCGAGTTCACCACGCGCAACATCATCACGTCTGTCCTCTTCACATACATCGAGTCTGCAAGCCCGACTGAGCGGGTGACGAGAGCAAAGAATGTCCTCTCACATTTGCGAGACCCAGAACCCAAGGAAGACGAACGTCCGTTGCCGTTTGTCCTCGAGATGAGGCAGGAGAGGCCATACCGCGTATGGTGTAAGGAGGTTGTCTGCGTGACAAAGGAAGTCTTTTGGATATTCCTCCACAACGTCAACGTCGTAGACCTCCCCTCGGAGCGCCCTTCATCGGCAGACTCCAACCCTGGTCCATATACCTACATGCTCCGGCACTTCCCTCAGGAGCGCCCTCCTGTGCCGGCAGCGCCGTACGTGGGCGGGGTGGAATGGGATGCGACCAACTACCTGGCTTGCCATCTCGATCTCATGAATGCGATCCTGGCGTGCACACCCACAGTCGAGGAGCGTAATGCTCTCCGAGCGCAGTTTCGCATTTCCGGATGGGAACGCTGTCTTGGAGGTAGTCTTCGCCTCTGCAAGGAGAAATTCTATGGAAGCGTACACGACGGCCTTCGCACGTGGGTCGCAGCGGCCGCTGAGGATGGCTGGGATTATAAGGATGTACGATATGGGCCGCCACCGGAGTCCCGGGGTTCGCCAAAGAAGGCCGGAGGGGGGCAGAAGAAAAAGGTTGAGCAGGCGCCAAAGATTGAGATGCCCAAGCTCGACTTTGGTCTGGATAAGCCGCCGGCGCCGAAGAAGGACGAGTGGCTGTGA
- a CDS encoding Protein kinase domain-containing protein yields MDHQREPHLGGFRSGFEHPADSSKEPVFELVKELGTNIWIAARRGDTRGEQFLASPSPFAIQPSEGFDQAHQEAKALHKLLSKHNQAYTIRQLLNHENLVSIVGSLEHQTFTKTQERDEQSNTQFLVWDFCDAANLTAVFQQYPTDDSSYYLPESLCWHVLRSLTRAVAYLHDGKRLYFDANLSPDDMREWASVDTDWFPILHRRIEPDNIYFQHPRGTEQYGQCKLGNFSNVAVTCHTVSDEDLSYEDQLARGMALATREGTVPLNHARGLFKMDPALISEGIRGYTLGDEMWSIGSVVFTMMTGLEVNYYCNMCGCSHVFFCKRDGCLEHDAADNGCRCLFGGCKHLSKDGCREEITRWTRCGHNCQKPKINVHTYMARARYTKILRTLAKDLLLYDPQLGRNPWVRAVEFAQVVEEAYQEWKRDTEEGRDYVDLDDDMAARFRRARDEAESFMDEDN; encoded by the exons ATGGATCACCAACGCGAGCCTCACCTCGGTGGATTTCGTTCTGGGTTTGAACACCCGGCGGATTCATCCAAGGAGCCCGTTTttgagcttgtcaaggagctcggtACTAACATATGGATTGCCGCCAGACGAGGAGATACCCGTGGAGAGCAGTTCCTTGCGAGTCCCAGTCCATTCGCAATCCAGCCAAGCGAGGGCTTCGACCAAGCTCAccaggaggccaaggctttACACAAGCTACTATCCAAGCACAACCAGGCCTACACCATCcgccagcttctcaaccacGAGAATCTAGTTTCGATAGTCGGCTCCCTCGAGCATCAGACCTTTACCAAGACCCAGGAACGAGACGAACAAAGCAACACTCAGTTTCTGGTCTGGGACTTTTGTGATGCCGCCAATCTGACTGCCGTGTTTCAGCAGTATCCTACTGACGATTCGTCTTACTATCTTCCAGAGTCTCTCTGCTGGCACGTCCTTCGATCTTTGACTCGAGCTGTTGCGTATCTTCATGACGGCAAGCGACTTTACTTTGACGCCAACCTCTCCCCGGATGACATGAGAGAGTGGGCGTCTGTCGACACGGATTGGTTTCCTATTCTCCATCGCCGAATCGAGCCAGACAATATTTACTTCCAGCACCCTCGTGGCACTGAACAATATGGTCAGTGTAAGCTGGGGAACTTTAGCAATGTGGCCGTGACATGCCATACTGTCAGCGATGAAGATCTCTCGTATGAAGATCAGCTCGCCCGTGGGATGGCATTAGCTACGCGGGAGGGTACTGTGCCGCTGAACCACGCGCGAGGCTTGTTCAAGATGGACCCGGCGTTGATCTCGGAG GGAATCCGCGGCTACacccttggtgatgagatgTGGTCCATCGGCTCCGTCGTCTTTACCATGATGACTGGCTTAGAGGTCAACTACTACTGCAACATGTGCGGCTGCTCACACGTCTTCTTCTGTAAACGAGATGGATGTCTTGAGCATGATGCCGCGGATAATGGCTGCAGGTGCCTCTTTGGAGGCTGCAAGCACCTGAGCAAGGACGGATGCCGTGAAGAGATCACTCGGTGGACTCGTTGTGGGCATAACTGTCAGAAACCCAAGATCAACGTCCACACTTACATGGCGCGAGCACGATACACCAAGATACTGCGAACTCTCGCCAAGGATCTGCTTCTGTACGATCCTCAACTTGGTCGCAATCCATGGGTCAGAGCGGTTGAGTTCGCccaggtggtggaggaggcgtACCAGGAGTGGAAGAGGGACACGGAGGAGGGAAGGGACTATGTTgatctcgacgacgacatggctgCGAGATTTAGACGTGCTAGGGATGAAGCCGAGTCTTTTATGGACGAGGATAACTAG
- a CDS encoding D-3-phosphoglycerate dehydrogenase yields the protein MAPIATFDTPSNGTSNRPRILVPEKVSPDGLALLTPHFDVDNRKGLSPAELVSLIPNYHGLIVRSETQVTADVLQAGRKLRVVARAGVGVDNIDVPAATTQGIIVVNSPSGNIIAAAEHTIALLLATARNIGQADSSVKAGRWDRSKLVGSEASSKTLGIIGLGKVGMNVARMAKGLGMTVVAVDPYASADMARQAGVKLVSGLQELLPIVDFLTIHTPLLATTLDMIGEEELKKMKKTARVLNVARGGVYNEAALIKGLDEGWIAGAGIDVWSTEPLVPDSIAAQLSKHPKVVATPHLGASTIEAQENVSMDVCTQVLEILRGGLPTSAVNAPIIMPEEYRKLQPSVKLVEKMGRLYTQHFVRHKGGMMGGRRFELIYHGDLASMSNTKPLFAALVKGLVSSFSDSHVNIVNATLIAKEKGIVISETHSGDSQSTYANLVTLRSYQTGSSREQVIEGYASDERVFISKLGRFNGVFTAEGTLIILHNYDEPGKIGGVGTVLGMHGINIKSMQVASLDPEASKGAETPPDPKGDEALMILGVLGPVSNEVLEGLKNSEGVLDVSLVQL from the coding sequence ATGGCTCCTATTGCTACTTTTGATACGCCATCCAATGGCACCTCAAATCGTCCTCGCATTCTTGTCCCTGAAAAGGTTTCCCCTGACGGCCTGGCCCTCTTGACTCCTCACTTTGATGTCGACAACCGAAAAGGCCTGTCGCCTGCTGAACTCGTCAGCTTGATCCCCAACTACCATGGCCTCATTGTGCGCTCCGAGACTCAGGTCACGGCTGACGTCTTACAAGCTGGGAGAAAGCTCAGGGTTGTTGCACGAGCTGGCGTCGGCGTTGACAATATCGACGTGCCGGCTGCAACAACTCAAGGCATCATAGTCGTCAACTCCCCCTCAGGCAACATCATTGCTGCGGCAGAGCATACCATTGCACTTCTTCTAGCGACGGCCCGAAACATTGGCCAGGCTGACAGCAGCGTCAAGGCGGGCCGATGGGACCGATCCAAGCTTGTAGGCTCAGAAGCCAGCTCCAAGACTCTCGGAATCATCGGCCTGGGCAAGGTCGGCATGAACGTTGCCCGCATGGCGAAAGGCCTCGGGATGACGGTCGTGGCTGTTGACCCGTACGCGAGTGCCGACATGGCCCGTCAGGCGGGCGTAAAGCTTGTGTCTGGCCTGCAAGAGCTGCTCCCAATCGTCGACTTTCTGACCATCCACACGCCTCTCCTAGCCACCACGCTGGACATGAttggcgaggaagagctgaagaagatgaagaagacagCCCGAGTGCTCAACGTTGCTCGTGGTGGCGTGTACAATGAAGCGGCATTGATCAAGGGGCTCGACGAGGGATGGATCGCAGGAGCTGGCATCGATGTGTGGTCTACAGAGCCTCTGGTCCCAGACTCGATAGCTGCCCAGCTCAGCAAGCACCCCAAGGTCGTGGCAACACCTCACCTGGGAGCCTCGACGATTGAGGCCCAAGAGAACGTGTCAATGGATGTCTGCACGCAGGTGCTTGAGATTCTGCGTGGCGGTCTCCCCACCAGCGCCGTCAACGCACCCATCATCATGCCCGAGGAATATCGCAAGCTGCAGCCTTCTGTGAAActcgttgagaagatggGTCGCCTGTATACGCAGCACTTTGTGCGACACAAGGGCGGAATGATGGGAGGCCGGCGCTTCGAGCTCATCTACCACGGTGACCTGGCCAGCATGTCCAACACAAAGCCGCTGTTTGCTGCGCTGGTCAAGGGACTGGTGTCGTCGTTCAGTGACTCGCATGTCAACATTGTCAATGCGACGCTCATcgcaaaggagaagggcatTGTCATCAGCGAGACGCACTCTGGTGACTCGCAGTCAACCTACGCCAACCTGGTGACACTGCGGTCTTACCAGACGGGCAGCAGCAGGGAACAGGTGATTGAGGGCTACGCCAGCGACGAGCGGGTATTCATCTCCAAGCTAGGCCGATTCAACGGCGTCTTCACGGCCGAGGGGACCCTGATCATCCTGCACAACTACGACGAGCCTGGTAAGATCGGAGGCGTCGGAACGGTTCTTGGGATGCacggcatcaacatcaagtcGATGCAGGTGGCCAGTCTCGACCCGGAGGCGTCCAAGGGAGCCGAGACCCCGCCGGACCCCAAGGGCGACGAGGCATTGATGATTCTGGGGGTGCTTGGGCCGGTGAGTAACGAGGTGTTGGAAGGGTTGAAGAACTCGGAGGGAGTGTTGGATGTGAGTCTGGTGCAGCTGTAG
- a CDS encoding Lactoylglutathione lyase yields MSLARAAQRIRAIQNSLTRPAIPRASAPGHSRSVTMTATTDTKNYKFNHSMIRVKDPKESVKFYEFLGLSVVKRLQFPEAKFDLYFLGYDSPNAVSHGNSAFDREGLIELTHNYGTENDPEYKINNGNKEPHRGFGHTCIAVDNIQAACQRIEDAGYKFQKKLSDGRMRNIAFVLDPDGYWVEIIARNDYKETEDVKETDVSTYTMNHTMIRVKDAKKSLEYYKDVLGMSLFRTLENPDAGFNLYFLGYPGDQPFTEGQNQSDIARREGLLELTWNYGTENDENFSYHDGNKEPQGFGHICVSVDNLEAACQRFEDLNVNWKKRLTDGRMKNVAFLLDPDGYWIEIVQNERFSGQDNF; encoded by the exons ATGAGCCTTGCAAGAGCTGCGCAGCGAATCAGGGCAATCCAGAACTCTCTAACTCGACCAGCTATCCCTCGCGCCTCTGCCCCTGGACACTCCAGATCAGTCACCATGACGGCCACCACTGATACCAAGAACTACAAGTTCAACCACTCGAT GATTCGagtcaaggaccccaaggaGTCCG TCAAGTTTTACGAGTTCCTAGGCCTCAGCGTCGTGAAACGACTTCAGTTCCCCGAGGCCAAGTTCGATCTATACTTCTTGGGCTATGACTCTCCCAATGCCGTGTCTCATGGGAACAGCGCTTTTGACAGGGAAGGCCTCATTGAGCTGACTCACAACTATGGCACTGAGAATGACCCCGAGTacaagatcaacaacggcaacaagGAGCCTCATCGCGGATTCGGCCACACCTGTATCGCCGTTGATAACATCCAGGCTGCTTGCCAGCGTATTGAGGATGCCGGCTACAagttccagaagaagctTTCCGATGGCAGAATGAGAAACATTGCCTTTGTTCTTGACCCCGATGGCTACTGGGTTGAGATTATTGCCCGAAACGACTACAAAGAGACTGAGGACGTCAAGGAGACGGATGTTTCCACATATACCATG AACCACACAATGATCCGcgtcaaggatgccaagaagtCTCTTGAGTACTACAAGGATGTTCTCGGCATGTCTCTTTTCAGAACCCTTGAGAACCCTGACGCCGGCTTCAACCTCTACTTCCTGGGCTACCCTGGAGACCAGCCTTTCACCGAGGGCCAGAACCAAAGCGACATTGCCCGTCGCGAGGGTCTCCTCGAGCTGACCTGGAACTATGGAACCGAGAATGACGAGAACTTTAGCTATCACGACGGCAACAAGGAGCCCCAGGGCTTTGGCCACATCT GCGTCTCGGTCGACAACCTGGAAGCTGCCTGCCAGCGATTCGAGGATCTCAACGTCAACTGGAAGAAGAGACTCACAGACGGACGGATGAAGAATGTGGCCTTTTTGCTGGACCCCGATGGCTACTGGATTGAGATTGTGCAGAACGAGAGGTTTTCTGGCCAGGACAACTTTTAG